A window of Pseudodesulfovibrio hydrargyri contains these coding sequences:
- a CDS encoding MetS family NSS transporter small subunit: MTTSAIIMLCVGLGVTWGGAIYCIRLAINSKRH; this comes from the coding sequence ATGACCACTTCCGCCATCATCATGCTCTGCGTCGGCCTCGGCGTCACCTGGGGCGGCGCGATCTACTGCATCCGCCTGGCCATCAACAGCAAACGCCACTAG
- a CDS encoding sodium-dependent transporter, translating into MAQREQWGSRTGFVLAAVGSAIGLGNIWRFPYMAYENGGGAFLIPYIFALLTAGIPFMILEFGMGQKFRGSAPKVFRALGGKWEWLGWMQVVVALVISIYYVAVIGWTINYTGFALNQTWGADPKAFFFGDYLGLSSSPLALGGIRWPILAACTLAWAVTWLAITSGVRKGIERACKILIPLLFVLVLVLIARVVNLPGAMTGLNYLFHPDFSKLADFTVWADAYGQIFFSLSIGFSIMLAYSSYLPKDSDINNNAAMTVFINCGFSLLAGIMIFSVLGNMAHATGQEVSDVAGAGVGLAFITIPAAINTMPAPAFVGTLFFLCLTMAGVSSHISIVEAVSSSFIDKFGLSRKRTATMVCGFGFLMTLVFTTGGGLLILDIVDHFVNNLCILGLALAEILLMSYIVGLDDLNAHVNAVSDFKVGLAWRLCLKLVTVAVLGYTFVMNIVTDLGTPYGGYAQSDLALLGWSLLPVAFVLALVVSRRQASYGFVRQN; encoded by the coding sequence ATGGCTCAACGTGAACAATGGGGCTCCCGCACAGGCTTTGTCCTGGCCGCGGTCGGATCCGCCATCGGTCTGGGGAACATCTGGCGCTTCCCCTACATGGCCTACGAGAACGGCGGCGGCGCCTTTCTCATCCCGTACATCTTCGCCCTGCTGACCGCAGGCATCCCCTTCATGATCCTCGAATTCGGCATGGGCCAGAAGTTCCGGGGCTCCGCGCCCAAGGTCTTCCGCGCCCTCGGCGGGAAATGGGAGTGGCTCGGCTGGATGCAGGTCGTCGTCGCCCTGGTCATCTCCATCTACTACGTGGCCGTCATCGGCTGGACCATCAACTACACCGGGTTCGCCCTGAACCAGACCTGGGGGGCCGATCCCAAGGCGTTCTTCTTCGGCGACTACCTCGGTCTGAGCTCGTCGCCGCTGGCCCTGGGCGGCATCCGCTGGCCCATCCTGGCCGCGTGCACCCTGGCCTGGGCCGTCACCTGGCTGGCCATCACCTCGGGCGTGCGCAAGGGCATCGAGCGGGCCTGCAAGATCCTCATCCCCCTGCTCTTCGTCCTGGTTCTGGTGCTCATCGCCCGCGTGGTCAACCTGCCCGGGGCCATGACCGGCCTGAACTACCTGTTCCACCCCGACTTCTCCAAGCTGGCCGACTTCACGGTCTGGGCCGACGCCTACGGCCAGATATTCTTCTCCCTGTCCATCGGCTTCTCCATCATGCTGGCCTACTCCAGCTACCTGCCCAAGGACTCGGACATCAACAACAACGCGGCCATGACCGTGTTCATCAACTGCGGCTTCTCCCTGCTCGCGGGCATCATGATCTTCTCCGTGCTCGGCAACATGGCCCACGCCACCGGGCAGGAAGTGTCCGACGTGGCCGGCGCGGGCGTGGGGCTGGCCTTCATCACCATCCCGGCGGCCATCAACACCATGCCCGCCCCCGCGTTCGTGGGCACCCTGTTCTTCCTCTGCCTGACCATGGCCGGGGTCAGCTCGCACATCTCCATCGTCGAGGCCGTCAGCTCGTCCTTCATCGACAAATTCGGCCTGAGCCGCAAGCGGACCGCCACCATGGTCTGCGGCTTCGGCTTCCTCATGACCCTGGTCTTCACCACCGGCGGCGGGCTGCTCATCCTCGACATCGTCGACCACTTCGTCAACAACCTGTGCATCCTCGGCCTGGCCCTGGCCGAAATCCTGCTCATGAGCTACATAGTCGGCCTCGACGATCTGAACGCGCACGTCAACGCGGTCTCGGACTTCAAGGTCGGCCTCGCCTGGCGGCTCTGCCTCAAGCTCGTCACCGTGGCCGTGCTCGGCTACACCTTCGTCATGAACATCGTCACCGACCTGGGCACCCCCTACGGCGGCTACGCCCAGTCCGACCTCGCCCTGCTCGGCTGGTCCCTGCTGCCCGTGGCCTTTGTCCTCGCCCTGGTCGTGAGCCGCCGCCAGGCCAGCTACGGCTTCGTCCGCCAAAACTAA